From the genome of Verrucomicrobiaceae bacterium, one region includes:
- a CDS encoding BlaI/MecI/CopY family transcriptional regulator → MWDENHSTELSRRERQVIEIVMRHGRVSAREIEEELPEAPSYSAVRSILRLLVEREHLIKTSEDGRDWFTLPVSAKKARVGALKNLVDRFFEDSVGEAALALLGKKNVKLSAEEADKLISLINNARES, encoded by the coding sequence ATGTGGGACGAAAATCATTCTACCGAACTCAGTCGGCGTGAGCGCCAAGTCATCGAGATCGTCATGCGTCACGGACGTGTCTCGGCACGGGAGATCGAGGAGGAGCTGCCAGAGGCTCCGAGTTACTCGGCGGTGCGCAGCATCCTGCGCTTGCTGGTGGAGCGCGAGCATTTGATCAAAACGTCCGAGGACGGTCGTGACTGGTTCACGCTGCCGGTTTCGGCGAAGAAGGCCCGTGTCGGTGCACTGAAGAACCTGGTGGACCGCTTCTTCGAGGACAGCGTGGGAGAGGCTGCGCTGGCCCTGCTGGGCAAAAAGAACGTCAAACTCTCCGCCGAGGAGGCGGATAAACTCATCTCCCTCATCAACAACGCTCGCGAGTCATGA
- a CDS encoding FHA domain-containing protein, with protein MAKITFVFEDGQDVVVPIDERVTIGRAEDNDVVVEDERLSRYHAELLMNADGSVQVFDQQSRTGTFVNGQRIISHTLLHGDKLSFGPLQAILDLEHPANIPQSKPTLPAPPKKTARVPVTTPQTASAALDPGLSVTTRVPVTTTRERQADAAVRQAENRLALLQVAEKQARESSREWTQSLEKIQLDHAARQLEFQQLTHQIAQAEARLQDLQTNEKAHLAALQRETGETLQKQHQELEAKKTELAELTAQLEKNRTQLQSLEKDLATRQSLLDTARSELTALQSTAREAQRLTTEQRDLAHSAAEQLTALQQRHTALQAQVDTLQHTQQQLTHTQNALTEAEARQKALHTALQCLSQDRESHETALTRLETQAATAQEQLHVTRQQQAEETRRLEEIRSRIAELQAQHSAPLKDLENDIEAARQELATLRAELRPMRNWHHDMRRRHSRLATLPPGSADAQELKDEIQAELEHLHQLIITPSNETPQTIQAELLPVSPVPMKSATVRPRQS; from the coding sequence ATGGCAAAAATCACCTTCGTTTTCGAAGACGGACAGGATGTGGTGGTCCCCATCGACGAACGCGTCACCATCGGCCGCGCCGAGGACAATGACGTCGTCGTCGAGGACGAGCGCCTCTCCCGCTATCATGCCGAGCTGCTCATGAACGCAGACGGCAGCGTCCAAGTCTTCGATCAGCAATCCCGCACCGGCACCTTCGTCAACGGACAGCGCATCATCAGCCACACCCTCCTCCACGGCGACAAGCTCTCCTTTGGCCCCCTCCAGGCCATCCTCGACCTCGAGCACCCTGCCAACATACCCCAATCAAAACCCACCCTCCCCGCCCCGCCTAAAAAGACCGCCCGCGTCCCCGTCACCACCCCACAGACCGCCTCAGCAGCACTCGATCCCGGCCTCAGCGTCACCACCCGCGTCCCCGTCACCACCACCCGCGAGCGCCAGGCAGATGCAGCCGTCCGCCAGGCAGAAAACCGGCTCGCCCTCCTCCAAGTCGCCGAAAAACAAGCCCGTGAATCCTCCCGCGAGTGGACCCAGTCCCTGGAAAAAATCCAGCTCGACCACGCCGCACGCCAGCTCGAATTTCAGCAGCTCACCCACCAGATCGCCCAGGCAGAAGCCCGCCTCCAAGACCTCCAAACCAACGAAAAAGCCCACCTCGCCGCCCTCCAACGCGAAACCGGCGAAACCCTCCAAAAACAGCACCAAGAGCTCGAAGCCAAAAAAACCGAATTAGCGGAACTCACCGCCCAACTCGAAAAAAACCGGACCCAGCTCCAAAGCCTCGAAAAAGACCTCGCCACCCGCCAGAGCCTCCTCGACACCGCTCGCAGCGAACTCACCGCGCTCCAATCCACTGCCCGCGAAGCCCAGCGCCTCACCACCGAGCAACGCGACCTCGCCCACAGCGCCGCCGAGCAGCTCACCGCCCTCCAACAGCGCCACACCGCGCTCCAGGCCCAAGTTGACACCCTCCAGCACACCCAGCAGCAGCTCACCCACACACAAAACGCCCTCACCGAAGCCGAAGCACGCCAGAAAGCCCTCCACACCGCCCTCCAGTGCCTCAGCCAAGACCGAGAAAGCCATGAAACCGCCCTCACCCGGCTCGAAACCCAAGCCGCCACCGCCCAAGAGCAGCTCCACGTCACCCGCCAGCAGCAAGCAGAAGAAACCCGCCGCCTGGAAGAAATCCGCAGCCGTATCGCCGAGCTCCAAGCCCAGCACTCCGCCCCGCTCAAAGACCTAGAAAACGACATCGAAGCCGCCCGCCAAGAACTCGCCACCCTCCGTGCCGAACTCCGCCCCATGCGCAACTGGCACCACGACATGCGCCGACGTCACTCCCGCCTCGCCACCCTCCCTCCTGGCTCTGCGGACGCCCAAGAGTTAAAAGACGAAATCCAGGCCGAACTAGAGCACCTCCACCAGCTCATCATCACCCCATCCAACGAGACCCCTCAGACCATCCAGGCCGAGCTCCTCCCCGTCTCCCCCGTCCCCATGAAATCCGCCACCGTCCGGCCCCGGCAGTCCTGA
- the xth gene encoding exodeoxyribonuclease III yields the protein MKLTTWNVNGIRASLNKGLREYLRDCDADVICLQETKAQAEQVDLGWFSGYEAVWSSAEKKGYSGTLVLSRVPFQTSSIGLGVAEHDREGRLITVEFPDFYVVNVYTPNAQMALARLDYRLSWDAAYRAHLRTLEGRKPVLACGDLNCAHLEIDLTNPRSNRMNPGFSDAERASFGQHLEAGFLDVFRVFEPTKLGCYTWWTQRTPDARAKNIGWRLDYWLASAALRPALKSCTIRADVHGSDHCPVEMVVG from the coding sequence ATGAAACTCACTACCTGGAACGTCAATGGCATCCGTGCTTCTCTCAACAAAGGCCTACGGGAGTATCTGCGTGATTGCGATGCGGATGTGATCTGCCTGCAGGAGACGAAGGCGCAGGCGGAGCAGGTGGATCTGGGGTGGTTCTCTGGCTACGAGGCGGTGTGGTCGAGCGCGGAGAAGAAGGGCTACTCGGGGACGCTGGTGCTGAGTCGTGTGCCATTCCAGACGAGTAGCATCGGCCTGGGGGTGGCGGAGCATGACCGTGAGGGGCGGCTGATCACGGTGGAGTTCCCCGATTTCTATGTGGTGAATGTCTATACGCCGAATGCGCAGATGGCGCTGGCGCGGCTGGATTACCGCCTGAGCTGGGATGCGGCCTACCGGGCTCATTTGAGGACGCTGGAGGGCAGGAAGCCGGTGCTGGCCTGTGGGGATCTGAACTGCGCCCACCTGGAGATCGATCTGACGAATCCGCGGTCGAATCGTATGAATCCGGGCTTTAGCGATGCGGAGCGGGCCAGTTTCGGTCAGCATCTGGAGGCGGGCTTTCTGGATGTGTTCCGGGTGTTTGAGCCGACGAAGCTGGGCTGCTATACGTGGTGGACGCAGCGCACGCCGGATGCCCGAGCGAAGAATATCGGGTGGCGTCTGGATTACTGGCTGGCGTCTGCCGCGCTGCGTCCGGCGCTGAAGTCCTGCACGATCCGCGCGGATGTGCATGGGAGCGACCACTGCCCGGTGGAGATGGTGGTGGGGTGA